Below is a window of Watersipora subatra chromosome 11, tzWatSuba1.1, whole genome shotgun sequence DNA.
ACTCTGTCGAGCACTCTGTCGAGCACTCTGTCGAGCACTCTGTCGAGCACTCTGTCGAGCACTCTGTCGAGCACTCTGTCGAGCACTCTGTCGAGCACTCTGTCGAGCACTCTGTCGAGCACTCTGTCGAGCACTCTGTCGAGCACTCTGTCGAGCACTCTGTTGGGCACTCTGTTGAGcactatgttgagcactctgttgagcactctgttgagcactctgttgagcactctgttgagcactctgttgagcactctgttgagcactctgttgagcactctgttgagcactctgttgagcactctgttgagcactctgttgagcactctgttgagcactctgttgagcactctgttgagcactctgttgagcactctgttgagcactctgttgagcactctgttgagcactctgttgagcactctgttgagcactctgttgagcactctgttgagcactctgttgagcactctgttgAGCACTTGAGTACCGATGTAAAGAAAACTGAGTAGTTGAACTCAAAACTCCAAACTTCaaaccaaataaaaaagttatatatcAAACAGGAGCATTCTGTGCTTGGTACATTATTGTTATGTTAATAAAggaaaatgtaaaaacttaaaaatgtaggCGAGAGAAGGTAGGTTAAGTGAGTAGCTTAGAAAAGACTGCTGTGAATAAAATATTCTTTTGTTGGATGACGTTGAACAATGTGGGTTTTTAAATTTAGTGCTATTACTAAGAATAACAAACAGGTTACACAATGAGGCTGCCCCTTAAGTCACTGCTATAACCATTTATTGGGACTTTATTAAAAAGGTAGATGATATATCCGGTTTTCTTGAAAAAATTCAATTCTAGAATAGTGGTTGAAAAGGGAAGTGCTTTAATTctataactattttattttacaactaataaaacaaatagtttaaatCGTTTCCCAATCTAAAATAACTGctcaaatatttttgaattatGGGATTATTTCAGTTCATGAAGTGTATTTCAACAAAGCAGGTAATTTATAGCGTGATGAGCCAATCATCAATACTTTCAATACAAAAGGCAAATATCAAGGCAGTTTTTGTAGCGGGTTGCAACACAACCTCATCTTCCTTAATATATGTTTAACTGCATCAGAAATATGATTGATGCTCTATTTAAAAAACAaggtaatcccacgaccaaacgaacagagcgaatgtttgagagtttttatgataaatgcatgtgcacacaacttacaaaaattattcatcaagaacgtcgcaaacccttgtttcgaaatctcatcaacaaatttaaccatcgttttgtaaagtcgttaaagtataataacgatacaaaacacatgtaattctatttaaatatgttaccaagtttttgtaaattgttgacagtatcttaaaacttacccatctgatcagattatacactaatagacagattaatttggccgaaaattgttattaaaactggccaagccatacttttatcaaaattaagaccggcaaacgaaacgccgaccaacagagaatagaaccattaggtcaagcgcatttcgcgaaaaaataacgtgcacatttcaccagtctatagcattgtcgaattgccgaaggtttctgtaattaacgtagaagtacagaagtCGTTTCTTTTTtggccgatttcaaagtaactgacattttagaaacttttgagtactttggtattataactgatgtccaaagcagtgaaagtaaaggaaatgacgatgatatttttttctaacgattctaatgagattattacaatatttaattataagtttggatgactattgaagtgtaagCTATTGATGGATGActattgatattgttagctatgacgttttgaatgtaaacaaatttgtgcattggttttctactattactgtattactatattaataatattggtaattctaataatatcagtgcattttacttctaatattgcatttgtcctattgcagggggagagatataaacatagaatcttttcctttcattattgctgtttgtcatgaccaaacacttttttaaatatattttctaaaaatctatataaatatcacaacttctttatattgttagctatgacgtttagAATTggaaacaaaattgtgcattggttttatattattactatattaataatattggttattctattaacatcagtgcattttacttctaatattggccaatattgcatttctcctattgcaggggagagatataaacatataatcttttcctttcattattgctgtttgttgtatataataacacccatacatagtacattacagctaccattgcagttatcctattgcactgcagtgccatttgactgctaatattgcatttctcaaccatcagtaccctttcttttttccaatatcactttggtagtgggctgtatgacagtggaatttctagtatattttttatataaagggttgattggtttgtttgttttttctgTGTGATTGCTGCAGTTTTGATATGGGCAGGATTCTTTCAAAACGCAATGTTATTAACTTATTGATAGCAGAATAACTAGTATATAGTGTATAACTAGTTAACCTAAactgctctctctctctctctctctctctctaaccCACAGTAAATATTGAAGAGGCGTGTTATAGACTTGGTGCTTGACATAAATCCTACTAAAGAAACCACTTACCCTATAAAACAAGTTCATAATGACACGGGACAGTTAGCATCAATGACATCATAAACTCACATAACATTTCAAAACATAAAACCCTAAAGAATTTATAaatcatatattttaattaaattattctaGCTGTTTTAGGTACTCAATCTTGTTTACTTGtttaaatgctttttaaatCAACTACAATTTACAAATTAGCCGAAAGTTTTAGAGAAGTCATAAGACATTCTTGTAATCTCTAGTTGCTTTTAGACCTAGAATGATCTTACATTCATACTATAAAATATCCAAAATTATTACCACTACCTCCACTTGAAAACTTCAATCTCAGAATAGCTTAAACATTGgaatataaataattgtttataagATAGTATTGCTTCCCTCATGATTAACTAGAAACTCTGTAGAATCTTCGTACGTTTTCACAACAAAATATTGGTTGGCAACATCGATTTTAAATAAAATCCTACGGTGTAGATAATTCCTCAACTAATAAAGTTCTTGTTGACTTAACAAAAAAGGTCAAGtattattatttacattagTGCACCAACAGCagacaattttttttctaattgaaacaaatattaacaataatgaaaaaaagacaataccagtaataatattaacaaaagtagcaataataacaattttaataatgcTCGTTATGATTAGGGAACCTTTTGCAGCAAATATAATAGCCTAACATTTTAATTACTTTTTCATTAAACAATCCAGATTGAGCTAAAAGCAAAGTGTAATGTCTAAATAACATATCACAATAATCAAAATGTAATGTCTAAATAACATATCACAATTACCAAAGTGTAATGTCTAAATAACATATCACAATTACCAAAGTGTAATGTCTAAATAACATATCACAATTATCAAACTgtaatgtttaaataatatatcacAATTATCAAAGTGTAATGTCTAAATAACATATCACaataattaaaatgtaatgTCTAAATAATATATCACAATTATCAAAGTGTAATGTCTAAATAACATATCACAATTATCAAAGTGTAATGTCTAAATAACATATCACAATTATCAAAGTGTAATGTCtaaataacatataacaatTATCAATGTGTAATGTCTAAATAACATATCacaattataaaaatgtaaTGTCTAAATAATATATCACAATTATCAAAGTGTAATGTCTAAATAACATATCACAATTATCAAAGTGTAATGTCTAAATAACATATCACAATAATCAAAATGTAATGTCTAAATAATATATCACAATTATCAAGGTGTAATGTCTAAATAACATATCACAATTATCAAAGTGTAATGTCTAAATAACATATCACAATTATCAAAGTGTAATGTCtaaataacatataacaatTATCAAAGTGTAATGTTCAAATAACATATCACAATTATCAAAATGTAATGTCTAAATAATATATCACAATTACCAAAGTGTAATGTCTAAATAACGTATCACAATAATCAAAGTGTAATGTCTAAATAACATATCACAATTATCAAAGTGTAATGTCTAAATAACATATCACAATTATCAAAGTGTAATGTCTAAATAACATATCACAATTATCAAAGTGTAATGTCTAAATAACATATCATGATTATCAAAGCTTATCATTCTGTAATACAGACCATGACCTCCTCTGattgcaaatgtaaaaaaattgtttgctacAAAAGTGCTTTTGACAAAAGACCAAAATACCTGAAACCAAAAAGATGGCACagcacaaaatatattatatacatactctctcctttttaaaaaccttttatcTAGTAAAGCACGTAATAAGCAGCCTTGAAACAAAATCTAATTTGTCTGATGAATAACTAAAACAAAACTAATAACTATCAACTATTGAACCATTGCCtctgttttttctttgtattgttTCTGTATTGTCTTTGTATTGTCTCTGTATTGTGTATTGAAACTTATTACAATAAACAAACTACTCATCAAAATCGAGGTGTGAAAGAAATAGAGATATAAATGTCATAGCAGTAACACAACTCAAATGCTCAAAAAGATTGTTGAGATGCTTTACTTTATTTAACtccttttattattattatattgctgaGATAGTATCTAATAAATTGCCACGCCTAATTTTTTCGGATGCCAAAACCAGCCAGAAAATCTTTTTTCTAGcagaaaaattttgaaatcttTTTGTTGTGTTTGCACAACAAAaaatttagatatatattgGACCTGCTTTTTTAGTAATCAGTAGTTTCAGGAAGTAAATGCAGTTTCAGTTAACAATtcattaaaagtaaaaaaagtaTTGCCAGCCAAAAACTCACAGATTAAACTCACCATTTTCTGCATGGTAAATAATTGTTCAGTTGTTAAGCTTTTGTGGCAGCTTTTCATCTGATAGTAGGCTACTTTGAAGAAAAACAAGTGGGTGTCATGTAGTCCAAAGATTCATGTGTCACTTTTTTGatcaaaatagcaaaatagtgAGTTCAGTAGCCAAGGATCGTGTCAATTCTGTCACATCGAGTTTATAGCTTATGTAAAACTGTTGACAGTTGCCATGCAGTGCTTTAAAAGGTTTTAATAATGTTCTGCCATCAAATATCATTTCAAGAACAGATCTGACTTTGCTGTCATACTATTTGTATAAAGGGCTGACTGGCAGCCAAACTCTGTAGTTATTTACTGCAAAAACTTTTACTTTTGCTAAATTCTACAGTAGTAAAAGGAATCAAATCCAGCAACGGTTAAACTGCGACCGTTGCAGCAGTTACGCCTTCTTTTGAGCAAGGACAAAATTTTAACAGTCTGTTTAGAAGCCATCTGCTAATGATGCGTTATTACCTTTATAGTTTTCTTAACTTGATTGCATCGATATGTAGCCCTAGAACCTTAAAGATATGCCTTGACTTTAGCTATCTTCTAATGAAATCATTTTTTAGTAAATTGTCTTCATCTAAACTGCGTCAAGTTTACTGTTGATTTCATGATTTCACTTTCATTTTACCCTTAGCATGTTAGTTATGAAATTGACTGGTTTGTGCCCTTAGCATGTTAGTTATGAAATTGACAGGTTTGTGCCCTTAGCATGTTAGTTATGAAATTGACTGGTTTGTGCCCTTAGCATGTTAGTTATGAAATTGACTGGTTTGTGCCCTTAGCATGTTAGTTAGGGTGTTCACCAGCTTGTATTTTTTCCCCTTGAAGAATCAGAGAAATAAAAGAATAAGAATTTTAGTTCTGATATAACTGTGCAGTTATACATGTAATTCTGAAACTACAAATCCATCAACGTTATTGCTTATCTAATGAATAGTTTTAATATTACATAGCTTATATATTATACaccttatattatatatatacatgtagcttatacatgtatattattatagctTCTTTCTTTCTCATGTTTTTGAGCTTGCTAATAAAGTTTTAAGCATTTTCTAagcattattatttaaaaacctGATAATTTCAAAAATCACCATTTTCCAACATGattatttttactgtaaaatataagtacagtgaaacttggCTAACTCGACTTTCACGGGGCCGAGAGAAAGAGTTCGAGTTATTACAGCGTTCAAGTTaggagaacactgtcacaagtgcatgtatttatcagtacatgtacaaactacatataaatcaaaagcattaatTGCTTGTCGCAAGTTAAGGGGCCTCTCATGgaatattttagcaatttttatcagaaagtataaatattttcctattactggagattcgtttgtttgttttaggtgatgtgactgccaggacgttttcagattaaaataggcagaACTTGATTGCGATTGAAACGCTAAGAAAAAAGAcatcattttcttttgagcgttttaacggTCAAAACACTGTTTGCGTTAAcgaagttgaggttgagttttctaaagcaatattcatattatattataatatggatatatattacatatatattatctatatatatagagattagtaacatatatatagagattagtattatatatacatgtagatatatattatctatatatattacatataatataacatatacaacaaaccatatatatactatctatatatattacatatctatatacatatatatttgaaaaaatattaagaagaaagtaaacttttagtaattgctctacaaatttgtttcatgcGATGCACTCGTCAGACGtggttgtactaaaatgaaaagctttaccgaatgtaaTATGAaatgaaatacatatatatatatacaggacagatagcgcagttggtaaggtattgggaccgtgatcattaggtcctcggttcaaaccccaacagcTGCACTTctctggtggtccttggacaagacccttgcttgtataacgtctacgacctctatgatgagtgcaataaccaaacccatgccggctcggacgtcgcccgatcaaacaaggtccgcgctgcctgtagctgaaccaggacaaggcagtgaaaaattgGCTACTGGTTCAatacggatgaaatggactcggactgataacacggacctcatgcagtgctactttatgaatgaacctcaaaagtggggctatatggaaAGGATGtgacaactgtggataaacatgcgccctgaattgccactaaccgctaagcaacttgtagctcagaggagtgcaataaccaaacccatgccggctcggacgtcgcccggtcaaacaaggtccgtgctgcctgtagctgaaacaggacaaggcagtgaaaaatgggctactggttcaaaacggatgaaatggactcggactgataacacggacctcatgcagtgctactttatgaatgaacctcaaaagtggggctatatgggaaggatgtgacaactgtggataaacatgcgccctgaattgccactaaccgctaagcaacttgtagctcagaggagtaacataatcaagcggcacctcatatcggaacttgaggtagatgaaattaaggAACAGTTCACCTAAGTatcctcaaccaacgaggagtgcatatcaacacacagtcacacatacacgatcatgtgttgactcacgggttgaagaagacatgcacttggaccttgacccaagggtgagagagcttgctaaaaatatcatcaacaagatgatAAGCACTAATgcagatgtcagctgctaatgattatggaagcagggtaccactacgaagagttagcaaggccatacctaagaagctgttagaagacattaagacatggcactggagtcgatctcaactggatcaatcagtgagactaatgccttaatctacagtacagcaaccgtcatcttggaggagatggatattaagccaataccaacaaggcttcaagccatttcATCCTGGCAgttgaggctacaaaataagatcaaggacttgcgcaagaaagttagtaggctcagtgagagatttaaccacagtttggagcgtccaaaaatgGAAGCCataatagaagctctagaatctgccaaacagcagctagtagcactctcggcacgactgaagcggtacaccaaagagcgggataacaagagaatgaacaaactgttcatcaataatccatctagagtgtattcccagttcaaaggtgaactgcagaggccaatgtctgagcctccccgatctagtgcttcaaagttctggaaggacatctgggagaaagagactactcatgacaccactgcaaattggctgaagaggcttaaagagagccatcaacacactgtggctcagcaaggactcaccatcagcaaagtggacgtcaagtgcagagtgcagcgtatgaagaactgggcagcacttggccatgacatgattcaagccttctggttaaagaaattgacatcacttcacactagaatggctaagcagatggaatgcctaatagaacaaggtgaccatccagaatggctgaccaaaggataAAAGACTTCTGATAAAAGTCTTCtgtaaaagatccaaagcaggggccgattcccaaaaactatcgaccaataacgtgcttgcccaccacttggaaattgctctcaggaatagttgcagacaaactggaagagcacatgagtcactatatgaccagtgctcagaaaggaattgggcgcaacacccgaggagccaaacatcagttactggtggatcggacggtctgtcaagacagcaggagaaggcaaaccaatcttgtcatggcttggattgactacaaaaaggcctatgactcaattccccattgttggatacttgagtgcctcggtatgtacaatgttcaccctgctcttgtggcattcatcaagaagtcaatgaccaaatggaagacagaactggaggttaatggcaaaaagctggtgagtgtacaaattaagcgaggcatctatcaaggtgactccttatcaccgctgctcttctgcatatgcctaaaccctctaagcaatatgctggaggagactcaatatgggtaccagtttaagagtggcaccaagataaaccaccttttctacatggatgacatcaagctgtacactaacaaagaaagggacattgattcgctaatacacctcactcaggtatacagcaaggacatcggaatgaccttcggtattgagaaatgtggaaggctaattcttaagaaaggccattctatgctcacagatggcctaagaatgccaaatggtaccatcaaagatatagaagaagggtacaagtacttggggattatgcaaagcaacatcaaccacgaagccgaggtacgtcacaaagccattaccgaatacaagaaacgccttcggcaggtcttacggagccagctcaatgccaagaaccaaatcatggcaataaatacctatgcgctgccagtaataaaatatccagcaggcataataaagtggactgaggaagccatcaaagaaacagatatagcaacccgtaaactgctgaccatgcatggagcactccacccaaaatctgatactactagattgtatcttgataggaaagatggcggtaggggacttaaaagtgtacagcagacagtgaaagaggaagagcaaagcatcaaagcatatgcagcctccatggccatttcagataagttgctagctgaattccaattggctgctcttacaacagacctacgccctgatgatgaggaaattgactggcacacgaaacctcttcatggtgcttaccaccaacaaatatctaaggttggcggtcttcaccagacatatatgtggctgaacaaaggaaacctaacggccaatacagagtcgctaatcatggcagcccaggagcaagtgctcccaacaaggcaactccaaatgaaaatctatcacactagagacgatcctagatgcagactgtgcaaagatgcacctgagaccatccaacacatcatcagtggatgcaggcagctagcagggaacgcatacactgagcggcataatcatgtcgcaggtttgtgtatagaagtctatgtgatgagtatggccttaataaactacaacactggtgggaagctcctggtaaggtgaatgaaaatgaccgcgctaagatcctctgggacttctacatccaaactgacaagcatgtcctagcagtccaaccagatatagtggtggtagacaaggagaacaagagggctactataatagatataccagtacccaatgactacaatatagccagcaaagaaaaagaaaaggtagagaaatatctccctcatggagaagaaattgaaaaatgctggaatgtaagaacaactgtaatcccagtagtcattggggcactgggcacaataacaccggcgcataaaatgtggcttgcccaaataccaacaacaatcaactcaggtgagttgcagaaaagtgcgctattgggaacagctaagatcttgaggcgagtgctcaaactcccaggtctctgggaggagacccaagttagagcagaatttaccacccatacggggtatccggggtgaggaaacaatttttttttatatgatatataacaCTGATATACAGTcgaactcggataactcgccctcagagagctcaaacacatggtttaCTCGAAatgatttgtttggtccattcccacgcaatgataaattgctgtaaataactcgacctcaatTTCGTTAAATCGAACAGTGTTTTTTCCCAACGACCactgagacggttgttatcgctttattctaagccataaagataaacctcaacttttagtagtgcATAggtgtcgttattaccatccccagcaaaatatttttttctaaagttgttttctaaagttttgcaaaaattcaaattttataaaCATACGCTTAGCGATAGTCCTTCGAAGGCAAGGAAAGGCGAGGTAACCTTAACATAAACTTAAAAGAGAAATCAGcaaacttgatcttggttaaaatgctaaaaaatagATGTcctttcttctgagcatttcaacggCGATCAagctttgtcaattttaatctgaaaacgtcttggcagtcacatcatctaaacaacaaacaaaattcaagtgatagaaaaatctctatactttctgataaaaaaattttaaactttacatcacaagcatttaatttgaaacaagccatttatgcttttggtttatatatagtttgtatatgttcatgtatctactaataaatacatggtcttgtgacagtgctctgataactcgaataCTTTCGCTCGGTcttgtgaagtttgagttatctatgtttgactgtatatataaatatcagtgtttcTTTTGCCTTTTTATTAAACCCTATCTAATAATAGCTGTAGCAATTAAAATGTAGCATTGAAAATTCTGCATGGCACcgaatttgatctcggaaccacCAGATCTAGAGATGATAAACTTGACCATTAGGCTACACGGAATACAATAGGTTCATTGGGCAAATAGACCTTACATTAGTTACAATAGTCATGTTCAAAGCACtcgcttggggttaataactagcccTGTTTACCATTACGTGTAACAGTCCAAAATGCAAGtaatgttttagtaaagatttcagTAAAGTAAATAAAGAGAAAGCTGTTTAGCTAAGTTGCTCAAATTTGTTATGTAAGtggctgtgccacccggcgttgcccgggtagtagaaaagtttttggacagaaaattgatttgtatttaacatattacaacatttgccattctaactttcaaactacataacatgagaaaagttttttgtcttataaacaatgagaagtagcgAGAGCTgctcgctaatagcctgcgcgCTATCAGTcagtacgtttaataatgtgagcaaacagcttctcatgacgttatgcTACAACCTGCGTCGTACGCAAATCTGTTGGGTATTTGCACTCATATACTGACTTATAATGGCAAGGTAGCAATTCAATTTCTGTGGTTTAGTGGATAGCAGGTTAGTCTGGCAACTGAAAATGTTTGAGATCAAACCTCCTTTGGTATGGAATATTTATCCAatagattttaagatctatagccggaatgcgtacacacatactttaagaaatatatagattattcTATTACCGATGCAACGCCGAGAATTTGACTAGTCTATACTGTTGTTGGCCAGTTTTCATTAATATGTTCAGTACAGCAATAAtttttaggaatgaaagatACGCTTCGCACTGGATATGAACTCAGAACCTTCAGATGTGCAAATACACCTGTTATTTCGGAGGCCAAATGGCTCCACTGCTATCCATTGGAACAATTGCGGTCATACTCATTACACAGGTTGAAATACGCATGCTAAAAGCGCTcgcaaaaatactattggttactactagcgtGCTTGAATATCATTATTGATTGTGTGAGAGACTATGGTGAGTAACAATTACCAGAAGGCTATGcagcccttattatagtaaagatttagacaaaCTTAAGTTACTAACTTAGGTTACTCAACTTCAACAGTTTGCTAATTTTTTCATTGAATAATTAGTCAACTTAGtgaatggcaactacattacctgccactgtttcaTTACTGTCAACtatattacctgccactgtttcaTTACTGTCAACtatattacctgccactgtttcaTTACtgtcaactacattacctgccactgtttcgTTACtgtcaactacattacctgccactgtttcaTTACTGTCAACtatattacctgccactgtttcaTTACTGTCAACtatattacctgccactgtttcaTTACtgtcaactacattacctgccactgtttcaTTACTGTCAACTATATTATCTGCCACTGTTTCATTACtgtcaactacattacctgccactgtttcaGTACTGTCAACTATATTACCTGTCGTCAGTCATTCAGCTAATGCAAGTATAGGAAGAGAAAATTGATTAGTGTTCCCACCCatagattttattttgcaaaatgaTCAAagaattaataaattaatactTCTAGCTATGACCTAAAATTAAACAGGCCATAAGG
It encodes the following:
- the LOC137407892 gene encoding fap1 adhesin-like; translated protein: MGLVIALIIEVVDVIQARVLSKDHQRSAAVGCSPNLNAVITRTLSLGPVKVEVLNRVLNRVLNRVLNRVLNIVLNRVPNRVLDRVLDRVLDRVLDRVLDRVLDRVLDRVLDRVLDRVLDRVLDRVLDRVLDRVLDRVLDRVLDRVLDRVLDRVLDRVLDRVLDRVLDRVLDRVLDRVLDRVLDRVLDRVLDRVLDRVLDRVLDRVLDRVLDRVLDRVLDRVLDSVLNRVLNRV